In the Pseudolabrys taiwanensis genome, one interval contains:
- the prfA gene encoding peptide chain release factor 1, which produces MASLPEHRLDALLSRHAMLERELATNLSPDDYVKSSREFSELGPVVSAIKAYRATTAEIADLDAMMNDSSVDAEMRNMAAAEKPALQEKREKLEHDIRIALLPKDAMDDHSAILEIRAGTGGDEAALFAGDLFRMYERYAAKQGWKTEIMSMSEGTKGGFKEIVASVQGRGVFAKLKFESGVHRVQRVPDTEASGRVHTSAATVAVLPEVEDVDIDIDEKDLKIDTMRAQGAGGQHVNKTESAIRITHIPSGIVVYVQEERSQHKNKARAMTMLRARLYDQERTKLDSARAAERRGQIGSGDRSERIRTYNFPQGRVTDHRINLTLYKLPQVMEGEALGELIDALVTEHQAELLAAEGAA; this is translated from the coding sequence TTGGCTTCCCTGCCGGAACATCGTCTCGACGCCCTACTCTCCCGCCACGCGATGCTGGAGCGTGAGCTGGCGACGAACCTGTCGCCCGACGACTACGTCAAGTCGTCGCGCGAATTCTCCGAGCTCGGCCCCGTGGTCAGCGCCATCAAAGCTTATCGCGCCACCACCGCCGAGATTGCCGACCTCGATGCGATGATGAACGACTCCTCGGTCGACGCCGAAATGCGCAACATGGCGGCAGCCGAGAAGCCGGCGCTGCAAGAAAAGCGCGAGAAGCTCGAGCACGACATTCGCATCGCGCTGCTGCCCAAGGACGCGATGGACGACCACTCGGCGATCCTGGAAATCCGCGCCGGCACCGGCGGCGACGAGGCGGCTTTGTTCGCGGGCGATCTCTTCCGCATGTATGAGCGCTATGCCGCCAAGCAGGGCTGGAAGACCGAAATCATGTCGATGAGCGAGGGCACCAAAGGCGGTTTCAAGGAAATCGTCGCTTCGGTGCAGGGCCGCGGCGTGTTCGCCAAGCTGAAGTTCGAATCGGGCGTGCACCGTGTGCAGCGTGTGCCGGACACCGAGGCCTCTGGCCGCGTCCATACGTCGGCTGCCACCGTAGCGGTGCTGCCCGAGGTTGAGGATGTCGATATCGACATCGACGAGAAGGATCTGAAGATCGATACCATGCGCGCGCAAGGGGCCGGCGGCCAGCACGTCAACAAGACCGAGTCGGCGATCCGCATCACGCATATTCCGAGCGGCATCGTGGTCTACGTGCAGGAAGAGCGCTCGCAACACAAGAATAAGGCGCGCGCCATGACGATGCTGCGTGCCAGGCTCTACGACCAGGAGCGCACCAAGCTCGACAGCGCGCGCGCTGCCGAGCGCCGTGGACAGATCGGCTCGGGCGATCGCTCGGAACGCATCCGCACCTACAACTTCCCGCAGGGCCGCGTCACCGATCACCGCATCAATCTAACGCTCTACAAGCTGCCGCAGGTGATGGAGGGGGAAGCACTGGGCGAGCTGATCGATGCGCTGGTGACCGAACACCAGGCGGAATTGCTGGCGGCCGAAGGTGCCGCGTGA
- a CDS encoding DUF4167 domain-containing protein → MRNGQKRMRGRNNGGGHRKSQNPLTRVYESNGPDVKIRGTASHIAEKYIQLARDAQSSGDPVAAENYYQHAEHYFRLIAAAQEQFRQQNPYYAQQQQPGTPQGAADDFDGDDEDGGQPTFMGQNEPSYAPQPQPYLPRDAQPFPPRDQQQHARPQQQPQQQPYPQPAEGDATGLPAFITGGGQPQPVNGTNGHEQGAGERGERFGHRRRRRHRSGFRGERQDFAGQGEGAESNQPE, encoded by the coding sequence ATGAGAAACGGTCAGAAGCGCATGCGGGGTCGCAACAACGGCGGCGGCCACCGTAAGAGCCAGAATCCTTTGACGCGCGTCTACGAGTCGAACGGGCCCGACGTTAAAATCCGCGGTACAGCCTCTCACATCGCTGAAAAATACATTCAGCTTGCGCGCGACGCGCAGAGCTCCGGTGACCCCGTCGCGGCCGAGAATTATTATCAGCACGCCGAACATTATTTCCGCCTGATCGCCGCCGCGCAGGAGCAGTTCAGGCAGCAGAATCCGTACTACGCGCAACAGCAACAGCCGGGCACGCCGCAAGGCGCCGCTGACGATTTCGACGGCGACGATGAAGACGGCGGTCAGCCGACCTTCATGGGGCAGAACGAGCCGAGCTACGCGCCGCAGCCACAGCCCTACTTGCCGCGCGATGCGCAGCCTTTCCCGCCGCGCGATCAGCAGCAGCACGCACGTCCCCAGCAACAGCCGCAGCAGCAGCCTTATCCGCAGCCTGCCGAAGGCGATGCGACCGGCCTGCCGGCTTTCATCACTGGCGGCGGTCAGCCACAGCCGGTCAACGGTACCAACGGCCATGAGCAGGGCGCGGGCGAACGTGGCGAACGCTTCGGCCATCGGCGGCGCCGGCGTCACCGCAGCGGCTTCCGCGGCGAGCGGCAGGACTTCGCCGGTCAGGGCGAAGGCGCCGAGTCGAACCAGCCGGAGTAG
- a CDS encoding aspartate kinase: MPRLVMKFGGTSVADLDRIRNVARHVKREVDAGYDVAVIVSAMSGVTNQLVAWCKDAAPLHDAREYDAVVATGEQVTAGLLSIVLEGMGVNARSWQGWQLPILTSNAHGSARILDVNGAELIKRFADQKQVAVIAGFQGLHKETGRITTLGRGGSDTSAVAVAAAIGAERCDIYTDVDGVYTTDPRVAPKARRLDKIAFEEMLEMASLGAKVMQVRSIELGMLHKVRIFVRSSFVKPEDIDPKLPPPGTLICDESEIMEQQTVTGIAFSKDEAQISMRRVQDKPGVAAAIFGPLADANINVDMIVQNVSADGATTDLTFTVPSADYERARVTLEKAKDAIGFDRMDGATDVAKVSVIGIGMRSHAGVAAMAFKALSEQKINILAITTSEIKFSVLIKASQTDQAVRTLHTLYGLDK, translated from the coding sequence ATGCCTCGCCTGGTAATGAAATTTGGCGGCACGTCCGTCGCCGACCTCGACCGCATCCGCAACGTGGCGCGCCACGTCAAACGCGAGGTCGACGCCGGCTACGATGTCGCCGTGATCGTCTCGGCAATGTCGGGCGTGACCAACCAGCTCGTCGCCTGGTGCAAGGATGCAGCTCCCTTGCACGACGCGCGCGAATACGATGCCGTGGTCGCGACCGGCGAGCAGGTCACTGCGGGCCTCCTGTCGATCGTGCTGGAAGGCATGGGCGTCAATGCGCGCTCCTGGCAGGGCTGGCAGTTGCCGATCCTCACCAGCAACGCGCACGGCTCCGCCCGCATTCTGGACGTCAACGGCGCCGAACTGATCAAGCGCTTCGCCGACCAGAAGCAGGTCGCGGTCATTGCCGGTTTCCAGGGCCTGCACAAGGAGACCGGCCGTATCACCACGCTCGGCCGCGGCGGCTCGGACACCTCGGCCGTGGCGGTCGCGGCGGCGATCGGCGCCGAGCGTTGCGACATCTACACCGACGTTGACGGCGTTTACACCACCGATCCGCGCGTGGCGCCGAAGGCGCGCCGGCTCGACAAGATCGCCTTCGAAGAAATGCTGGAGATGGCCTCGCTCGGGGCCAAGGTGATGCAGGTCCGCTCCATCGAGCTCGGCATGCTGCACAAGGTGCGCATTTTCGTGCGCTCCAGCTTCGTGAAGCCTGAAGACATCGACCCGAAGCTGCCGCCTCCGGGGACGCTCATTTGCGACGAGAGTGAAATCATGGAACAGCAGACCGTCACCGGCATCGCCTTCTCCAAGGACGAAGCGCAGATCTCGATGCGTCGCGTGCAGGACAAGCCCGGCGTCGCCGCGGCCATCTTCGGCCCCCTCGCCGATGCCAACATCAACGTCGACATGATCGTGCAGAACGTCTCGGCCGACGGCGCCACCACCGACCTCACCTTCACCGTGCCGTCCGCCGACTACGAACGCGCCCGCGTGACGCTGGAGAAGGCCAAGGACGCCATCGGCTTCGACCGCATGGACGGGGCGACCGACGTCGCCAAGGTGTCGGTGATCGGCATCGGCATGCGCAGCCACGCCGGCGTCGCGGCGATGGCCTTCAAGGCCCTGTCCGAGCAGAAGATCAACATCCTTGCGATCACCACCTCGGAGATCAAATTCTCGGTGCTGATCAAGGCGTCGCAGACCGATCAAGCGGTGCGCACGCTGCACACGCTCTACGGGCTGGATAAGTAG
- the gloB gene encoding hydroxyacylglutathione hydrolase produces the protein MPAETRLFMCRSDNFGVLLHDPATGATAAIDAPEAAPIEKALAETGWKLTDILVTHHHADHTDGIEELKAKYKCRVVAPAGEAAKIPAVDETVREGDTVKVGSLSANVLETPGHTLGHIAYWFHGDNLVFVGDTLFSIGCGRVIEGTPAQMWDSLKKLRDLPDSTAIYCGHEYTLSNIQFARTIEPNNRDLAAREAQAKQQVDAGKPTIPTTIGDEKRENCFLRADIAEVASGIGMAGKAPVDVFTEIRARKNKF, from the coding sequence ATGCCCGCAGAAACCCGCCTTTTCATGTGCCGGTCCGACAATTTCGGGGTGCTGCTGCATGATCCCGCGACCGGTGCGACCGCGGCGATCGATGCGCCCGAAGCGGCGCCGATCGAGAAGGCCCTGGCCGAGACCGGCTGGAAGCTGACGGACATCCTGGTCACGCACCATCACGCCGACCACACCGACGGCATCGAGGAATTGAAGGCAAAGTATAAGTGCCGCGTGGTCGCGCCCGCGGGCGAAGCCGCCAAGATCCCGGCGGTCGACGAGACCGTGCGCGAAGGCGACACCGTGAAAGTCGGCTCGCTGTCCGCCAATGTGCTGGAGACGCCGGGCCATACGCTCGGCCACATCGCCTATTGGTTCCATGGCGACAATCTGGTCTTCGTCGGCGATACCTTGTTCTCCATCGGCTGCGGCCGCGTCATCGAGGGCACGCCGGCGCAGATGTGGGACTCGCTGAAGAAGCTGCGCGATCTGCCCGACAGCACCGCGATCTATTGCGGCCACGAATACACGCTGTCGAACATCCAATTCGCGCGCACTATCGAGCCCAACAACAGAGATTTGGCAGCCCGCGAAGCGCAGGCCAAGCAGCAGGTCGATGCCGGCAAGCCGACGATCCCGACCACCATCGGCGACGAGAAGCGCGAGAATTGCTTTCTGCGCGCCGACATCGCGGAGGTCGCATCGGGCATTGGAATGGCAGGCAAAGCGCCGGTCGACGTGTTCACTGAGATCCGCGCAAGAAAGAATAAGTTTTGA
- the prmC gene encoding peptide chain release factor N(5)-glutamine methyltransferase: MRIIPGLKDGASIEEAVRLVAQMFKLAGIDEALVDARALIGYALKLSRAQLLSHADRILEAREINAISALAARRLKHEPVSRILGHREFWDLEIYVSPDVLVPRPETETVVEAALDIVLRSGMRLEKLRILDIGTGSGALLLALLQELPNAVGIGSDVSEAAIAVARGNAERNDLARRVHFVVCNIADGLAGPFELVVSNPPYIPHGEIATLMPEVRDYDPNLALDGGTDGLDAYRAIARDAPRILAPRSHLIVELGMGQESAVAALFQQSGLTVSPARADLAGIPRALVGQKTIP; encoded by the coding sequence ATGCGGATCATCCCCGGCCTGAAAGACGGCGCCTCGATCGAGGAAGCCGTCCGTCTTGTAGCGCAGATGTTCAAGCTCGCCGGCATTGACGAAGCCCTCGTCGATGCACGCGCGCTGATCGGCTATGCGCTCAAGCTCAGCCGCGCGCAATTGCTCTCCCACGCCGACCGCATTCTCGAAGCGCGCGAAATCAACGCGATCTCGGCGTTGGCCGCGCGACGATTGAAGCATGAGCCCGTGTCGCGCATTCTCGGGCATCGCGAGTTCTGGGACCTTGAGATCTATGTGAGTCCCGATGTGCTGGTGCCGCGTCCGGAAACCGAAACTGTGGTGGAGGCCGCACTCGACATCGTGCTTCGCAGCGGCATGCGGCTGGAAAAACTGCGTATCCTCGACATCGGCACGGGCTCCGGCGCGCTCCTGCTGGCATTACTGCAAGAGCTCCCGAACGCCGTCGGCATCGGCAGCGACGTCAGCGAAGCGGCGATCGCCGTTGCGCGCGGCAATGCCGAACGCAACGACTTGGCGCGCCGCGTCCATTTTGTCGTCTGCAACATCGCCGATGGCCTGGCGGGGCCATTCGAACTCGTCGTCTCCAACCCGCCGTACATCCCGCATGGAGAGATCGCGACGCTGATGCCCGAGGTGCGCGACTATGATCCGAACCTGGCGCTTGATGGCGGCACCGACGGACTTGATGCCTATCGCGCCATCGCGCGTGACGCGCCGCGCATTCTGGCACCGCGAAGCCATTTGATCGTCGAGCTCGGTATGGGACAAGAATCAGCCGTCGCCGCCCTTTTCCAGCAATCGGGGTTAACGGTGTCGCCCGCGCGCGCCGACCTTGCGGGAATCCCGCGCGCTTTGGTTGGCCAAAAGACCATTCCATGA
- a CDS encoding UdgX family uracil-DNA binding protein (This protein belongs to the uracil DNA glycosylase superfamily, members of which act in excision repair of DNA. However, it belongs more specifically to UdgX branch, whose founding member was found to bind uracil in DNA (where it does not belong), without cleaving it, appears to promote DNA repair by a pathway involving RecA, rather than base excision.), whose protein sequence is MSTQYRIVMHEETSLEEFREHVRALIAARVAPRAVTWMTTGDDLFGATPLPDAKIPKFTVPGAYVELAREVLHHRDPQRFSLLYTLLWRLLHEDRMLLSIFSDPLVYKLRQMQKAVGRDLHKMTAFLRFRKIEDDDGERFIAWFEPQHLILKPAAEFFVKRFANMRWSVLTPDGSMHWNGRVVAFGPAVTKAQAPAEDSMEEWWRSYYRATFNPARANPKMMKTEMPVRYWKNLPEASLIPELLAQAEQRTGTMIEAAPTAPRKVRAPVSAVAEEGGEAQSLAALKTQAAACQRCPLFCDATQTVFGEGPADAPVVFVGEQPGDQEDLAGQPFIGPAGQLFDRAMAEAGVDRSRAYVTNAVKHFKFTPRGKKRIHQKPNTGEVERCRWWLDRELALIRPKLLVALGGTAARALTGKDVKITQMRGRTVHLRDGMSVLFTVHPSYLLRLPDAAAQAAEYRRFVDDLTQVRLALPALARAA, encoded by the coding sequence ATGAGCACGCAGTATCGCATCGTCATGCATGAGGAAACGTCGCTCGAGGAATTTCGCGAGCATGTGCGGGCGCTCATTGCCGCGCGGGTTGCACCGCGCGCCGTGACCTGGATGACGACGGGTGACGACCTGTTCGGCGCGACACCGCTGCCGGACGCAAAAATCCCGAAGTTCACGGTGCCCGGCGCCTATGTCGAACTGGCGCGCGAGGTGCTGCATCACCGCGATCCGCAGCGCTTTTCGCTGCTCTACACGTTGTTGTGGCGGCTGCTGCACGAAGACCGCATGTTGCTGTCGATCTTCTCCGATCCGCTGGTTTACAAGCTGCGCCAGATGCAGAAAGCGGTCGGCCGCGACCTGCACAAGATGACGGCCTTCCTCCGCTTCCGCAAAATCGAGGACGACGACGGCGAACGTTTTATTGCCTGGTTCGAGCCGCAGCATCTGATCCTCAAGCCGGCCGCCGAATTCTTCGTCAAGCGATTCGCCAACATGCGCTGGTCGGTACTGACGCCCGACGGCTCGATGCACTGGAACGGCCGCGTGGTGGCATTCGGGCCGGCCGTGACGAAAGCGCAGGCGCCCGCCGAGGACAGCATGGAGGAATGGTGGCGCAGCTATTATCGCGCCACTTTCAATCCGGCGCGCGCCAATCCGAAAATGATGAAGACCGAAATGCCAGTGCGTTACTGGAAGAACCTGCCGGAGGCTTCGCTTATTCCGGAATTGCTGGCGCAAGCCGAGCAGCGCACCGGCACCATGATCGAAGCCGCGCCGACGGCCCCGCGCAAAGTCCGGGCGCCGGTGAGTGCCGTGGCCGAGGAGGGCGGCGAGGCGCAAAGCCTGGCCGCGCTCAAAACGCAGGCGGCGGCCTGCCAGCGCTGCCCGCTGTTTTGTGACGCGACGCAGACCGTGTTCGGCGAAGGCCCAGCCGACGCACCGGTGGTGTTTGTTGGCGAGCAGCCGGGCGATCAGGAGGATCTGGCCGGTCAGCCCTTCATCGGCCCGGCGGGTCAATTGTTTGACCGGGCGATGGCGGAAGCCGGCGTCGATCGCAGCCGCGCTTACGTCACCAATGCCGTGAAGCACTTCAAATTCACGCCGCGCGGCAAGAAGCGCATCCACCAGAAGCCGAATACGGGCGAGGTCGAACGGTGCCGCTGGTGGCTCGACCGCGAATTGGCTCTCATTCGGCCCAAGCTCCTGGTGGCGCTGGGCGGCACTGCGGCGCGGGCACTGACCGGCAAGGACGTGAAGATCACCCAGATGCGCGGACGCACCGTGCACCTGCGCGACGGCATGAGCGTGCTCTTCACCGTGCACCCGTCCTATCTGCTGCGGCTGCCGGACGCCGCCGCCCAGGCCGCCGAGTACCGCCGGTTCGTCGACGACCTCACGCAGGTCCGGCTGGCTTTGCCGGCCCTCGCCAGAGCAGCCTGA
- the ptsP gene encoding phosphoenolpyruvate--protein phosphotransferase produces the protein MRGALGGPRVLLRRLREVMAEPVSAQDRLDKVVVLIAANMVAEVCSVYVLRVDGTLELYATEGLKREAVHQTVLRTHEGLVGLVASEANPINLSDAQAHPAFSYRPETGEEIYHSFLGVPILRAGNTLGVLVVQNRARRTYTEEEEEALQTTAMVLAEMIASGELSSLARPGAEPAARHAMQVSGTSLADGIALGHVVLHEPRVVITNVIADDVQRELKRLDAAIATLRADLDRLVEHRDLADGGEHRDVLETYRMFSYDQGWLHRIREAVGTGLTAEAGVERVQSDTRARMLRASDPYLRERLHDLDDLANRLMRVLMGQDHAPRRDQMPENAIVVARSMGPAALLDYDRKRLRGLVLEEGGPTSHVSIVARALGIPTVGEIENATGLVEAGDAIIVDGSTGDVHMRPPSDIEAAYGERVKLRARRQAQYRALRDRPCVTKDGCAVALMINAGLTIDLPHIEETGAAGVGLFRTELQFMVADALPRTNEQYSLYRAVLDAAGKKPVTFRTLDIGGDKVLPYMRNIDEENPALGWRAIRLGLDRPGLLRSQVRALLRAAGGRELRLMFPMVAVVEEFDKAKELVELELTHLRRHGHMLPERVHVGTMLEVPSLLFQLDELLERVDFLSVGSNDLMQFLYAADRGNTRVSDRFDPLSTPVLRALKDVIDKAKKHNKPVALCGELASQPIGALALAILGFRQMSLSPSAVGPVKAMLLELDCRKGEKEILPLLEQPIGSVSIRHKLESFAAAEGLQL, from the coding sequence ATGCGTGGCGCGCTCGGCGGTCCGCGCGTGCTCTTGCGCCGGCTTCGCGAGGTTATGGCGGAGCCGGTCAGCGCGCAGGATCGCCTCGACAAAGTGGTGGTGTTGATCGCCGCCAACATGGTGGCGGAGGTCTGCTCTGTCTACGTTTTGCGCGTAGACGGAACGCTCGAGCTATACGCGACCGAAGGCCTGAAGCGCGAAGCCGTCCACCAGACCGTGCTGCGCACCCATGAAGGCCTCGTCGGCCTAGTCGCCAGCGAAGCGAACCCGATCAACCTGTCGGACGCCCAGGCGCACCCGGCCTTCTCCTACCGGCCGGAGACGGGCGAAGAAATCTACCACTCCTTCCTCGGCGTGCCGATCCTACGGGCCGGCAACACCCTCGGTGTGCTGGTGGTGCAGAACCGCGCCCGCCGTACCTACACCGAGGAAGAGGAAGAAGCGCTCCAGACCACCGCGATGGTGCTCGCCGAGATGATTGCGTCGGGCGAGTTGTCCTCGCTCGCCCGTCCCGGCGCCGAGCCCGCCGCGCGCCATGCGATGCAGGTCTCGGGCACCTCGCTCGCCGATGGCATCGCGCTCGGCCATGTGGTGCTGCACGAGCCCCGCGTGGTCATCACCAACGTCATCGCCGACGACGTGCAGCGCGAGCTCAAGCGCCTCGACGCGGCCATCGCCACCCTGCGCGCCGATCTCGACCGCCTGGTCGAGCACCGTGATCTCGCCGACGGCGGCGAGCACCGCGACGTGCTCGAGACCTACCGCATGTTCTCCTACGATCAGGGGTGGCTGCATCGCATCCGCGAAGCGGTCGGCACCGGTCTCACGGCCGAGGCGGGTGTCGAGCGCGTGCAGTCCGACACCCGCGCACGCATGTTGCGCGCCTCCGATCCCTATCTGCGCGAGCGCCTGCACGACCTCGACGATCTCGCGAACCGGCTGATGCGCGTGCTCATGGGCCAGGACCATGCGCCCCGGCGCGATCAGATGCCCGAGAATGCCATCGTCGTCGCCCGTTCGATGGGGCCGGCCGCGCTGCTCGATTACGATCGCAAGCGGCTGCGCGGCTTGGTGCTGGAAGAAGGCGGACCGACGTCGCACGTGTCGATCGTCGCGCGGGCGCTCGGCATTCCGACAGTCGGCGAGATCGAGAACGCGACCGGGCTCGTCGAGGCCGGCGATGCCATCATCGTCGACGGCTCGACGGGCGACGTGCACATGCGGCCGCCATCCGACATCGAGGCGGCTTACGGCGAACGCGTGAAGCTTCGCGCCCGGCGGCAGGCGCAATATCGGGCATTGCGCGACCGGCCCTGCGTCACCAAGGACGGCTGTGCCGTTGCCTTGATGATCAATGCCGGCCTCACCATCGACCTGCCGCACATCGAGGAGACCGGCGCCGCCGGTGTGGGCCTCTTCCGCACCGAGCTGCAGTTCATGGTCGCAGACGCACTGCCGCGTACCAACGAGCAATACTCGCTCTATCGCGCCGTGCTCGACGCCGCCGGCAAGAAGCCGGTGACTTTCCGCACACTCGACATCGGCGGCGACAAGGTGTTGCCCTATATGCGCAACATCGACGAGGAGAATCCGGCGCTCGGCTGGCGCGCCATCCGCCTTGGATTGGACCGGCCCGGCCTGCTGCGCAGCCAGGTCCGCGCGCTGCTGCGCGCCGCCGGCGGTCGCGAATTGCGGCTGATGTTTCCGATGGTGGCCGTGGTCGAGGAGTTCGACAAGGCCAAGGAATTGGTCGAATTGGAGCTCACGCATCTGCGCCGGCATGGCCACATGCTGCCGGAGCGTGTCCATGTCGGCACCATGCTGGAAGTGCCGTCGCTGCTCTTCCAGCTCGACGAGCTGCTCGAGCGCGTCGACTTTCTCTCGGTCGGCTCCAACGACCTGATGCAGTTCCTCTACGCTGCCGACCGCGGCAACACGCGCGTGTCCGACCGTTTCGATCCGCTGTCGACGCCGGTTCTCCGTGCGTTGAAGGACGTGATCGACAAGGCCAAAAAGCACAACAAGCCCGTCGCTTTGTGCGGCGAACTCGCCTCGCAACCGATCGGCGCGCTGGCGCTTGCCATTCTCGGTTTCAGGCAGATGTCGCTGTCGCCGTCCGCCGTCGGCCCGGTGAAGGCGATGTTGCTTGAGCTCGACTGCCGGAAGGGCGAAAAGGAAATCCTGCCGCTTCTCGAACAGCCGATCGGCAGCGTCTCGATCCGCCACAAGCTCGAAAGCTTCGCGGCGGCGGAAGGATTGCAGTTATAG
- a CDS encoding class I SAM-dependent methyltransferase, which yields MSIDVVDLRNFYGQRLGVVARRFVSRAIRTQWRDTAGQRVVGIGYATPYLGLFREEAERCLAFMPAAQGVLKWPTTRPALSALVDENELPLTDAAVDRVLLVHALEMTNDPAALLREVWRVLASGGRLLVVVPNRRGLWARMDTTPFGHGRPYSRPQINQLLRETWFTPTGWDEALYVPPIGRGWFLRSAGAWERTGATLSAPFAGVHLVEAVKQVYRAIPARRAKRRLVPALEPALAPSPGATARTNLDPSS from the coding sequence ATGTCGATCGACGTCGTGGACCTGCGCAATTTCTACGGTCAGCGCCTCGGTGTGGTGGCGCGCCGTTTCGTCAGCCGTGCCATCCGCACGCAGTGGCGGGATACGGCCGGCCAGCGCGTTGTCGGTATCGGTTATGCAACGCCCTATCTCGGCCTGTTCCGCGAGGAGGCGGAGCGCTGTCTCGCCTTCATGCCTGCGGCGCAGGGCGTGCTGAAGTGGCCGACGACGCGGCCCGCGCTCTCGGCTCTCGTCGACGAGAACGAACTGCCGCTGACCGACGCCGCGGTCGACCGCGTGCTGCTGGTGCACGCGCTGGAAATGACGAACGATCCAGCCGCACTGTTGCGCGAGGTCTGGCGCGTACTGGCGTCAGGTGGGCGGCTCCTGGTCGTCGTGCCAAATCGCCGCGGGTTGTGGGCGCGAATGGATACGACGCCGTTCGGTCACGGTCGGCCTTATTCGCGGCCGCAGATCAATCAGCTTTTGCGAGAGACTTGGTTCACGCCGACCGGATGGGACGAAGCGCTGTATGTGCCGCCGATCGGCCGCGGGTGGTTTTTGCGTTCGGCAGGGGCCTGGGAACGCACCGGTGCGACCTTATCGGCGCCGTTCGCCGGCGTGCATCTCGTCGAAGCTGTGAAGCAGGTCTACCGCGCCATCCCTGCGCGCCGCGCTAAACGACGTCTGGTGCCGGCGCTTGAGCCGGCCTTGGCGCCATCGCCGGGCGCGACGGCAAGAACGAATCTTGATCCGTCATCCTGA
- a CDS encoding putative DNA modification/repair radical SAM protein produces MPSALQSKLEILADAAKYDASCASSGAPKRDSRNGKGIGSTTGAGICHSYTPDGRCVSLLKILLTNSCIFDCAYCINRRSSNVRRARFTVEEVVMLTLEFYKRNYIEGLFLSSGIIRDADYTMEQLVEVARQLRDVHGFRGYIHLKAIPEASQDLIAQAGRHADRLSINVELPTETGLKRYAPEKRTSTIRSTMAGLKLKIDAVKGERKAPRFSPSGQSTQMIVGADGANDAAILSTSATLYASYGLRRIYYSAFSPIPDSSKALPLAAPPLQREHRLYQADWLMRYYGFEASEIVQGSADGMLDLGIDPKLAWALRNRNRFPVDINRADRELLLRVPGLGARTVDWLIDARRHRTLRMDDIARLTGAVRRARPFIITPDHRPVADSDSALLRARLAPKPVQMSLFG; encoded by the coding sequence ATGCCTTCGGCCTTGCAGTCGAAACTCGAAATTCTCGCCGACGCCGCCAAGTATGACGCGTCCTGCGCCTCTTCCGGTGCGCCGAAGCGCGACTCGCGGAATGGCAAAGGGATCGGATCGACCACCGGCGCCGGCATCTGCCATTCGTATACGCCCGATGGGCGTTGCGTGTCGCTCCTAAAAATCCTGCTGACGAACTCCTGCATCTTCGACTGCGCCTATTGCATCAACCGCCGCTCGAGCAACGTGCGGCGCGCGCGCTTCACGGTCGAAGAAGTCGTGATGCTCACCCTCGAGTTCTACAAGCGCAACTACATCGAAGGCCTGTTTCTCTCGTCCGGCATCATCCGCGATGCCGATTACACGATGGAGCAATTGGTTGAGGTCGCGCGGCAATTGCGCGACGTGCATGGCTTCCGCGGCTACATCCATCTCAAGGCTATTCCCGAGGCGAGCCAAGACCTCATCGCACAGGCTGGGCGTCACGCCGATCGGCTGTCCATCAATGTGGAGCTGCCGACTGAAACCGGGCTCAAGCGCTACGCCCCGGAGAAGCGCACGAGCACGATCCGCAGCACGATGGCCGGCCTCAAGCTGAAGATCGACGCGGTCAAAGGCGAACGCAAGGCGCCGCGCTTTTCACCGTCGGGACAAAGCACGCAGATGATCGTCGGCGCCGACGGCGCGAACGATGCCGCCATCCTCTCGACGAGCGCGACGCTTTACGCGAGCTACGGCCTGCGGCGTATCTACTATTCCGCTTTCAGCCCGATCCCCGACTCGAGCAAGGCTTTGCCGCTTGCCGCGCCGCCGCTGCAGCGGGAGCATCGGCTGTATCAGGCCGATTGGCTGATGCGGTATTACGGCTTCGAGGCCAGCGAGATCGTGCAAGGCAGCGCCGACGGCATGCTCGATCTCGGAATCGACCCGAAGCTCGCCTGGGCGCTCCGCAACCGCAATCGCTTTCCGGTCGACATCAACCGCGCCGATCGCGAATTGCTGTTGCGCGTACCAGGCCTCGGCGCCCGCACCGTCGACTGGCTGATCGACGCGCGGCGGCATCGCACATTGCGGATGGACGATATCGCACGGCTGACCGGCGCGGTGCGCCGCGCCCGGCCCTTCATCATCACGCCGGACCACCGGCCGGTCGCCGATTCCGACAGCGCGCTGCTCCGCGCCCGGCTTGCCCCGAAGCCCGTGCAGATGAGTTTGTTCGGATGA